The genomic window GAGGGTGAATGATAGGCTGCAGAACTGGAAAGGAAAGTTGTTATCATTTGGAGGGAAGGCAGTTCTTATCAACAGTGTCTTACAAAGTATGCCAATGTACCTTCTATCTGCAATGGCACCTACTACGTACACACTAAATGAACTACATAAAAtctttgcaagattttattgGAGTAATAAATACGGCAACGGTAGACAATCGGTCGGCTTTGAAAGTGTGCGTTCTAAAAGTGAGGGAGGATTGGGATTTAGGTCCCTTTTTGATGTATCAAAAGCTTTATTCACTAAGCTATGGTGGAGATTCAGAACTTCTGGCACCTTGTGGTCAACATTCATGTGGAATAAGTACTGTAAGAAACATATTACAACTAGCGTTCAATGGAAAGAAGGCTCACAATTATGGAAGAAGATGCTAGAATCAAGAGATGCTATAAAAGGGGAGATCTGGTGGGAACCAAGAAATGGTTCTTTAActtttggtttgatgttggactAAACTTGGTCCTCTTGCCCAGCTATGCCTGACTAATTTCCCTATGGATGACAGTGTTCAGGAGGCTGCAGATGTGATGGAGAATGGGACTTGGAATTATCAGACATTGTAACAAATTGTGCCAGAAGATATTATTGATCATATAAGAAAGGAGATGCACATTCACACTCCCTCAGAAGATATGGATAAGGCCTGGTGGATGCTCGCTAGTAGTGGTAAATACACTGTTAGTAGTGCATGGGAAGTAATAAGACAAAAAGAGGTGCACAGCGGTGTTATAAGCAATTCTGGACAAAAGGTTTGCCTTTCAAGATTGCTTTCTTCTTGTGGAGAGTGTGGAAACAGAAGTTACCTGTTCATGATGTACTTTCAAAGATGGGGATATCTATTGTGTCTATATGCAGGTGTTATGCTCAGCCCCACCAAGAAACAATGAACCATATGTTTGTGACAGGTCAATATCTTTAGGATATATGGAAGATGTTCTCGGCGGAACGAAAGTGTGCAAGGCCCTTTTCATTCAAGTTAATCAATCTATCAAGAAATGGTGGGACACAAAGTGTTCTTCAAAGCCGAAACCATTTTACTAAGCTCTTGCAATCATACTTTGGCAActttggaaaagaagaaacacAGTTTTGCACGGTGGTAACATGTCTAGGCATAGGGTCATATATGAGATTAATCTTAATCTCATTCAACTGGCTAAAACTAGATATCCATGGGTGACAAATTTTCCAAACTCTTGGCCTCAGCTGGTACATGTCACACCCTTACTCCGATGGGGTGTGATggacacccgacccttatttagggccgagcgaacccgctgactctcataatactcataatcatactggccctcaaatcatgtcacaaatatataatgaaagtttttcgaagaacaatatgctttttacctttttcgaattaaataaaatctgtaacatatgaaacttataatacaatgcataataatacatcggcttacatagccgcttacataaccgacatcttatacccacgacactgtctgcaaagtctctaacacggaacatgacaCCATAACATGACACaccgactcggcagcactccggagaaggtggagctcgccaatcccgctggaacatcttctactaacgtCTTtaactcacacaggtgtacaccGCGGCATgagaaacgcaccccgaagaaaggggtcggacggaatatatgcgagtatgtaaagcatgaaacataataagcgggatcataccgaaataaagagtaccgaaaatcataagacttgcttttgaaaccatatatcatgcatatcaatgttataaaatcatcataaaaacatatagcgtgtcccggccctctaatgagggactcggtaggtaaaatcatcatataacatatagcgtgtcccggccctctagtgagggactcggtaagtaaaatcatatcatcatcatgtatgcatgcatatacatatatatatatatatatatatataccgtacccggccctctagtgagggactcggtgaatagagtgtcccggccccgctagcaagggactcggtatgccatcctggcctccatccctagcatcacatcatcatatacatatatatagcgtgtcccggccctctagtgagggactcggtgaataatgcagaggaatgtgcacgaatgcgtgtctgGCCCGGTCTCGGTGAAAGATaccttgagcttggcacgagcagtagtgataaaccatatgcacataaaacattttcgAGACTCACCGAAGTAGTcgaacgaatcgtcatttgaaaatccggacaatagttatatcaaaaatctttcggacggtactcggaaacatatcaaatatcataagtatattaaagtatcgtagggaccatagtcgtatatcaaatcattccgagcccgcctatgaaaaatcaaagtcatcatacgttacaaaactttctacgaacgtttcaaagcaatccggttctttttacgaaagttacagACAATTCTAGACCtaggattctttaggaacaaaaccggttatacgacattctaatccaatcatatcggagacataaagaccgtagcatgaccatattatggatactaacatcaataaacaattacaaatcatgaacatgctcggaatttaagagcggaattatctcgaaactcgtgtcatagcctaattacaactaggacatgccaaaagaaagaaaggtgagctttacgtaccttagccgcttcctaagctagtccgaACATACGTCTCGACTtccaaaaatctacaataacgtcattaattatcaaccattagccataacacttaagaattcaattccaactcaacactttgtctacaaaaatttgacAAAGATTCCCCtaaaacttcaacatccccgagaattcaactcggcccaatcaa from Lycium ferocissimum isolate CSIRO_LF1 unplaced genomic scaffold, AGI_CSIRO_Lferr_CH_V1 ctg2426, whole genome shotgun sequence includes these protein-coding regions:
- the LOC132043417 gene encoding uncharacterized protein LOC132043417, encoding MPKWSVNLNLLAYADDTIIFASADKLSLELNMNVLRDYEKLSGQLINREKSFFYMLLKSEVQLCQEVEQVTGFKRGMFPFKYLGCPIFHFRKRKFYYYDLIKRVNDRLQNWKGKLLSFGGKAVLINSVLQSMPMYLLSAMAPTTYTLNELHKIFARFYWSNKYGNGRQSVGFESVRSKSEGGLGFRSLFDVSKALFTKLWWRFRTSGTLWSTFMWNKYCKKHITTSVQWKEGSQLWKKMLESRDAIKGEICVQEAADVMENGTWNYQTL